A genomic stretch from Desulfurococcaceae archaeon MEX13E-LK6-19 includes:
- a CDS encoding metal-dependent hydrolase, which yields MPEPLIHGVVGLVVSRWLGVRRWWLLFLVVLFSVLPDVDAVFRIHRSFTHSLLVALVVGLAVVWLAWRTGRKSAAWVVGVFVLAYSVHVVMDLFTGPTPVLWPLVWKDFYVEVMVTANNTVSNGITLEPVLRVHVTDFTMEPGDIVDAPVATPTGVSIAVIVLALLLLEEPRIKRVLDKVSASIRGK from the coding sequence TTGCCGGAGCCTCTTATTCATGGTGTTGTTGGTCTGGTTGTTAGTCGTTGGCTTGGTGTCCGTAGGTGGTGGCTTCTGTTCCTGGTTGTTTTGTTTAGTGTTTTGCCTGATGTTGACGCTGTGTTCCGTATTCATAGGTCTTTTACTCATAGTCTCCTCGTGGCTCTTGTCGTAGGCTTGGCTGTCGTATGGCTTGCCTGGAGGACTGGGCGTAAGAGTGCTGCCTGGGTTGTTGGCGTGTTCGTGCTTGCTTATAGTGTCCATGTTGTTATGGACTTGTTTACTGGGCCGACGCCAGTGCTGTGGCCTCTAGTGTGGAAGGACTTCTACGTGGAGGTGATGGTGACGGCTAATAACACTGTCTCCAATGGGATAACGCTAGAGCCCGTGCTAAGGGTTCACGTAACAGATTTCACAATGGAGCCTGGGGATATTGTGGATGCTCCAGTGGCTACTCCAACAGGAGTCTCCATAGCAGTTATAGTACTAGCACTTCTGCTCCTGGAGGAGCCGCGGATAAAGAGGGTTCTAGATAAGGTTTCAGCGAGTATAAGAGGGAAATAA
- a CDS encoding glucose-1-phosphate thymidylyltransferase, whose product MKGVLLHGGFGTRLRPLTHTGPKQLIPIAGKPVSQWCLEDLRDSGVKEIAVILGELAPERVIEYYGDGSWLGVKLTYIYQGYPYGLAHAVYVAKDFVEEEPFVVYLGDNILVEGIREFVRRFDNSDADAMILLTQVPDPRKFGVAEFDENGRLKRLVEKPKKPPSNYALVGVYFFRPPHIFRAIESLKPSWRGELEITDAIQRLIDWGLRVDYAVVKGWWKDTGTPEDILEANRLLLDYKYHEHIVKGKLEENVRVEGRVYIEEGAIIKSGSVVRGPVYIGANTVIGPNTYIGPYTSIGKNCVISNVEIENSVIMDNVVIKDIRERIVNSLIGSGAKITCRAKRPHGLRFIAGENTIIEW is encoded by the coding sequence TTGAAGGGTGTTTTACTTCATGGTGGCTTTGGTACTAGGCTTCGTCCGTTGACTCATACTGGTCCTAAGCAGCTTATTCCTATTGCTGGTAAGCCTGTTAGCCAGTGGTGTCTTGAGGATCTCCGTGACTCAGGTGTCAAGGAGATAGCTGTTATACTTGGTGAGCTTGCTCCGGAGAGAGTAATCGAGTACTATGGAGACGGTTCCTGGCTTGGTGTCAAGCTTACATACATATATCAGGGATACCCCTATGGTCTAGCCCACGCCGTATATGTAGCTAAGGATTTTGTGGAAGAAGAGCCTTTTGTGGTTTATCTTGGTGATAATATTCTTGTGGAGGGGATCAGGGAGTTTGTCCGCAGATTTGATAATAGTGATGCTGATGCCATGATTTTGTTGACGCAAGTCCCTGATCCACGTAAGTTTGGTGTAGCAGAATTTGATGAGAATGGGAGACTGAAGAGACTCGTTGAGAAACCCAAGAAGCCGCCGAGCAACTACGCACTTGTTGGCGTGTACTTCTTCCGTCCACCACACATATTCAGGGCTATCGAATCGCTCAAACCGAGTTGGCGTGGTGAACTAGAGATAACCGATGCAATCCAGAGGCTTATTGACTGGGGTTTGAGAGTAGACTATGCTGTTGTCAAGGGATGGTGGAAAGATACTGGTACACCCGAGGATATTTTGGAGGCGAATAGACTTCTCCTTGACTACAAGTACCATGAACACATTGTTAAAGGCAAACTAGAAGAAAACGTACGCGTCGAAGGACGTGTCTACATTGAAGAAGGAGCTATTATAAAGAGCGGTAGTGTCGTAAGAGGACCCGTCTACATTGGCGCCAACACTGTTATTGGGCCCAACACCTATATCGGGCCATATACCAGCATAGGCAAAAACTGTGTCATCAGTAATGTCGAGATAGAGAATAGTGTCATAATGGATAATGTGGTCATAAAAGACATCAGAGAAAGAATTGTTAACAGCTTGATAGGTTCTGGTGCAAAAATAACATGCAGGGCAAAGAGACCACACGGGCTAAGATTCATTGCAGGAGAAAACACCATAATAGAATGGTAG